In the genome of Triticum urartu cultivar G1812 chromosome 5, Tu2.1, whole genome shotgun sequence, one region contains:
- the LOC125505939 gene encoding VAN3-binding protein-like: MGDHHPRARPAAGDLRPPEPPLDPLEFLSRSWSASAVDVPRPRPPSPAPLLAAPIAEDPACCELDDGAATAGSSFSFASAATSQFIMERILAQSEVAPLTTGRLSHSSGPLNGGGSLTDSPPVSPEIDDSQVHFLSPLLLSTRAGYQFLGEAPVPSARDFQCSSTRSSTSTWPQFLMPSKAPAFFRLSLIVLSFQYHLRMFLSVLSYKDQGASGRTVLMCQVF; the protein is encoded by the exons ATGGGCGACCACCACCCGCGGgcccgccccgccgccggcgacctgcgcccgccggagccgccgctcGACCCGCTCGAGTTCCTCTCCCGCTCCTGGAGCGCCTCCGCCGTCGACGTGCCCCGCCCGCGCCCGCCGTCGCCGGCGCCGCTCCTCGCCGCGCCCATCGCCGAGGACCCCGCCTGCTGCGAGCTCGACGACGGCGCCGCCACGGCCGGCAGCTCCTTCTCCTTCGCCTCCGCCGCCACCTCGCAGTTCATCATGGAGCGGATCCTGGCGCAGTCG GAAGTGGCGCCCCTCACAACCGGACGGCTCTCCCACAGCAGCGGCCCGCTCAACGGCGGCGGCTCGCTCACCGACAGCCCGCCGGTCTCGCCGGAGATTGACGACTCGCAGGTTCACTTCTTGTCACCTTTGCTGCTTTCCACTCGTGCTGGCTACCAGTTCCTAGGCGAGGCCCCTGTTCCAAGTGCTCGTGATTTCCAGTGCAGTAGTACTCGCAGTTCTACTAGTACTTGGCCTCAATTTTTAATGCCGAGCAAAGCGCCAGCCTTCTTCAGGCTCTCACTAATTGTGCTCAGTTTCCAGTACCATCTTCGGATGTTCTTGAGCGTTTTAAGTTACAAAGACCAAGGCGCTAGTGGACGAACTGTGTTGATGTGTCAAGTTTTTTAG